A genomic stretch from Coffea arabica cultivar ET-39 chromosome 10c, Coffea Arabica ET-39 HiFi, whole genome shotgun sequence includes:
- the LOC113713401 gene encoding uncharacterized protein, whose amino-acid sequence MDSGNSGSMQSSSGGDEEYESRSESISSFLNPSAHFGSISDHPQASVPQLLPHQPTSTLFNPHSQNSLDAFPQSLLANNPSGGNTNTTSTQYGSNHDLVWPRGLRSEANYANFGNVTASSSAQSVLAGGVQGLNSQSPSMLPSLGIEATKNDAKASLLQTADQQQPANVVKNPKKRTRASRRAPTTVLTTDTTNFRQMVQEFTGIPTAPFSAAASPFSRRLDLFSTVATSNLRAAGHLADSLGSLYPLRPSAQKMVQLSPFGTSSNTMIDALVSSTTTNAAGNIPNIPSAGGGNSSNTVLPPDHLGLPKQPQNLLNMQNQMLSIQPLLLNKHQPSVTLATKNQGNTSHVPSFDELGLGHHPDHHQNVNANLSGWKDGGGTLNASQENLGGSSQHISNYKFNCSASTSEFQHDKGLENVTSAGEGTVGSWICPSD is encoded by the coding sequence ATGGATTCTGGGAATAGTGGAAGTATGCAATCTTCAAGCGGCGGTGATGAAGAGTATGAGTCACGTAGTGAATCGATCTCTTCCTTCTTGAATCCATCAGCCCATTTTGGTTCAATTTCAGACCATCCACAGGCTTCTGTTCCACAACTTCTTCCTCACCAACCCACTAGTACTTTGTTCAATCCTCATTCACAGAATAGTCTTGATGCTTTTCCACAATCGTTACTAGCCAATAACCCAAGTGGTGGAAATACAAATACTACTTCTACTCAATATGGTAGTAATCATGACCTCGTCTGGCCCAGAGGATTGAGATCTGAAGCCAATTATGCAAACTTTGGAAATGTAACAGCTTCATCATCAGCTCAATCAGTTCTAGCCGGTGGTGTTCAAGGCCTCAATAGTCAATCTCCATCTATGCTGCCATCCCTGGGTATTGAGGCAACAAAGAACGATGCTAAGGCTTCCCTCCTCCAAACTGCTGATCAACAACAACCAGCAAACGTAGTCAAAAATCCTAAGAAACGTACCAGGGCATCAAGGAGGGCCCCGACCACCGTTCTCACCACCGATACGACCAACTTTCGACAAATGGTGCAAGAATTTACGGGCATCCCAACAGCTCCATTTTCAGCTGCTGCCTCACCATTTTCAAGAAGGCTTGATCTTTTCTCAACTGTTGCTACATCAAACCTGAGGGCAGCTGGTCATTTGGCCGATTCACTAGGCTCCCTTTATCCTCTAAGGCCTTCGGCACAAAAGATGGTTCAGCTTTCCCCATTTGGGACTTCATCAAACACCATGATTGATGCTCTAGTTTCATCAACTACAACAAATGCTGCAGGCAACATTCCTAATATTCCCTCGGCTGGTGGGGGTAATAGCAGCAATACTGTTTTGCCTCCTGATCATCTTGGCCTTCCAAAACAGCCTCAGAATTTACTGAACATGCAAAATCAGATGCTTTCAATTCAACCCCTTCTGCTTAACAAGCATCAGCCATCTGTCACCCTTGCCACGAAAAATCAAGGGAATACAAGTCACGTTCCTTCCTTCGATGAACTGGGATTAGGCCATCATCCTGATCACCATCAGAATGTGAATGCAAACCTCAGTGGATGGAAAGATGGAGGAGGGACATTGAATGCTAGTCAAGAAAACTTGGGAGGGTCAAGTCAGCATATCAGTAATTACAAGTTTAACTGTTCGGCTTCAACATCAGAGTTTCAGCATGATAAGGGTTTGGAGAATGTTACCTCAGCGGGTGAAGGTACAGTGGGATCATGGATTTGCCCTTctgattaa
- the LOC113713567 gene encoding TPR repeat-containing thioredoxin TTL1, which translates to MAETPEIRKEGCGLVGAILQRGVLKPRKTSESPIPRDSSKRTPVKFLRFYASKRQRGSSDENDMAAAMDSSIVAKPPLKLAEKAPRKPSMDSTMFSTAQGHRTGHSSKSSMSFVNNSSMISTSQVVNSEYTRMLRREPTFTSSEFSVTSHRKSNVSSKGHLYRASTGSVMLVGHLGNLKQKGHNKSLSDSANSRTVRKGNLSGKFAPATAAMGNILKKPTERNHTSGSLNKLDPEALKCLGNEKYQEGKFEEALDLYNQAIAIDPSKASFYSNKSAALMSLGNLIEAVFECQEAIRLDPSYHNAHYRLARLFIRLGEAGKAIDHFEKSGRKASSKDISNAENLETHLNRCSRARRRKDWETLLNHSQAAIAMGADSAQQIYAMQAEALMELFRDDEAYKVNDEGPDFDIELHTRFLGSAETAKLLVVRSKIFMAAGRFEDAVAAARHAARLDSSDDVKSLVKKVDFVASTRIKGNRLFNASRYAEASLAYTSALEEVPYNSVLLCNRAACRSKLGQYEKAVEDCTEALKVRPSYSKARLRRADSNAKLERWEAALEDYETLMHVVPGDEEVTKGFQEARKQVKKQHNYEVEKPRTSSDLKSVISNKPVGKILTAAEFYGSSTSFKLSNGIDFDTSSGANCAAATSTTEFGRSVTTLREIFTH; encoded by the exons ATGGCAGAAACTCCAGAGATTAGAAAGGAGGGGTGTGGACTGGTGGGAGCAATTTTGCAACGTGGGGTGTTGAAGCCAAGAAAGACATCAGAGTCGCCAATTCCTCGGGACAGCAGCAAGAGAACACCTGTAAAGTTTCTGAGGTTTTATGCTTCAAAGAGGCAAAGAGGCAGCTCGGACGAAAATGATATGGCAGCCGCCATGGACTCCTCAATTGTAGCTAAACCTCCTCTGAAGCTAGCTGAAAAAGCACCGCGAAAACCGAGCATGGACAGCACAATGTTTTCCACCGCACAAGGCCACAGAACTGGACATTCTAGTAAAAGCTCAATGTCATTTGTCAACAATTCAAGTATGATCAGTACCTCGCAAGTAGTGAATTCTGAGTACACTCGGATGTTAAGGAGGGAACCAACCTTCACTTCAAGCGAGTTTAGTGTGACAAGTCACAGGAAATCCAATGTCAGTAGCAAGGGACATCTGTATCGTGCGTCCACAGGCAGTGTTATGCTTGTAGGCCATTTGGGAAACTTGAAGCAGAAAGGACACAATAAATCATTGAGTGATTCTGCGAATTCTAGGACTGTTCGGAAGGGAAATCTTAGTGGTAAATTTGCCCCGGCCACAGCTGCAATGGGGAACATTCTGAAGAAGCCAACTGAAAGGAACCATACTTCTGGTTCGTTGAATAAGTTGGACCCTGAGGCACTGAAATGTCTTGGTAATGAGAAGTACCAGGAGGGAAAGTTCGAGGAGGCATTGGACCTGTACAATCAAGCAATTGCTATTGATCCAAGCAAGGCATCTTTCTATAGCAACAAGAGTGCTGCTTTGATGAGTTTAGGCAATCTCATTGAGGCAGTTTTTGAGTGTCAAGAGGCCATCCGACTGGATCCGTCGTATCATAATGCTCATTATCGTTTGGCAAGATTGTTTATCAG ATTGGGAGAAGCAGGGAAAGCTATAGATCACTTCGAGAAATCAGGGCGCAAGGCTAGCAGTAAGGACATTTCCAATGCTGAGAATCTTGAGACACACCTAAATAGGTGCTCCAGAGCTCGGAGACGAAAGGATTGGGAGACATTGCTCAATCACAGTCAGGCTGCAATAGCAATGGGTGCAGATTCAGCACAACAG ATCTATGCTATGCAAGCAGAGGCCTTGATGGAACTCTTCAGGGACGACGAGGCATACAAAGTTAATGATGAAGGACCTGATTTTGACATTGAACTTCATACTAGGTTTCTTGGCTCAGCTGAAACTGCTAAGTTATTGGTAGTTCGATCTAAGATCTTCATGGCTGCAGGCAG GTTTGAGGATGCTGTGGCTGCTGCAAGACACGCAGCACGACTTGATTCCAGTGATGATGTGAAATCACTTGTAAAGAAGGTTGATTTTGTTGCATCAACACGGATAAAGGGAAACAGGCTTTTCAATGCATCAAGGTATGCTGAGGCTTCTCTTGCATATACTTCAGCACTAGAGGAAGTGCCATACAACTCTGTCTTGCTTTGCAATAGAGCAGCTTGCCGATCTAAACTGGGACAATATGAGAAAGCAGTTGAAGATTGTACAGAGGCCCTTAAAGTGCGACCTTCGTATAGCAAAGCCAGGTTGCGAAGGGCGGATAGCAACGCTAAG CTTGAAAGATGGGAGGCAGCACTGGAAGATTATGAGACGCTGATGCACGTAGTTCCCGGGGATGAGGAGGTAACAAAGGGATTCCAAGAAGCAAGAAAGCAGGTGAAAAAGCAGCACAACTATGAGGTAGAAAAGCCAAGAACCAGTTCTGATTTGAAGTCAGTCATTAGCAACAAGCCAGTGGGAAAAATTCTCACAGCAGCCG AGTTCTATGGTAGTAGTACCAGCTTCAAGCTCTCAAATGGGATTGATTTTGATACCAGCAGTGGAGCAAATTGTGCTGCTGCTACTAGTACTACTGAATTCGGCCGCTCTGTGACAACCTTGAGAGAAATTTTCACCCATTAA
- the LOC113715028 gene encoding uncharacterized protein yields the protein MKSREGKGPPSTDLLVCFPSRAHLTLMPKPICSPARPSEPSKRQHNHHQHQHHHPHSHHHHNHRHHLIKKSSTRNGVAGQASPILWAKNKPMSKEIDEPTSPKVTCAGQIKVKPKASSCKNWQSVMEEIERLHNKSKHKKRPGWAEALGFKKDVMQFLTCLRSIRFDFRCFGAFPSTSITSDDEDDVDEDDDECHQDHHQNNHLGKDASDDHDSESSRTVFSKWFMVLQENNSTNKTELVKTDNKLIKEEATEAPCAPPPNALLLMRCRSAPAKTRLEEKEEDNDDKEEERHDDDDDHDHEKQTKEQEDGKRAEVLAIEEEKKRKDNLVVMRCGTADFYKFSSDIAKETWVVGGIKDSLSRSRSWKR from the coding sequence ATGAAAAGCAGAGAAGGCAAAGGGCCTCCCTCCACAGATCTATTAGTATGTTTTCCATCTAGAGCCCATCTGACACTAATGCCAAAGCCAATTTGCAGTCCAGCTAGGCCTTCAGAACCAAGCAAACGCCAGCACAACCACCACCAGCACCAGCACCACCACCCGCACAGCCACCATCATCACAACCACCGCCACCACCTAATAAAGAAATCTAGCACAAGAAATGGAGTTGCAGGCCAAGCAAGCCCAATCCTGTGGGCCAAAAACAAGCCAATGAGCAAGGAGATTGATGAACCAACATCACCAAAAGTCACTTGTGCTGGCCAAATCAAAGTAAAGCCTAAAGCCAGCTCATGCAAGAATTGGCAATCTGTCATGGAAGAGATTGAGAGGctacacaataaatcaaaaCACAAGAAGAGACCAGGTTGGGCTGAAGCACTAGGATTCAAGAAGGATGTCATGCAGTTCTTAACATGCTTAAGAAGCATTCGATTCGATTTTCGATGCTTCGGTGCATTTCCTTCGACTTCAATCACttctgatgatgaagatgacgttgatgaagatgatgacgaATGCCACCAAGATCACCATCAAAATAACCATCTTGGCAAAGATGCAAGTGACGATCATGATAGTGAATCTTCAAGAACTGTTTTCTCCAAATGGTTCATGGTTCTTCAAGAAAACAACAGCACTAATAAGACTGAGTTGGTCAAGACAGACAATAAATTGATTAAAGAAGAAGCCACTGAAGCACCTTGTGCTCCTCCACCGAATGCATTATTGCTCATGCGCTGTCGATCTGCTCCCGCGAAAACCAGGctagaagaaaaggaagaagataaTGATGATAAAGAAGAGGAAAGGCATGATGATGACGATGATCATGATCATGAGAAGCAAACAAAGGAGCAAGAAGATGGTAAAAGGGCTGAGGTTCTAGCCATTGAAGAAGAGAAGAAGCGGAAGGATAACTTAGTTGTGATGAGATGTGGCACTGCTGATTTCTACAAATTTTCTTCTGATATAGCAAAAGAAACTTGGGTTGTTGGTGGGATTAAAGATTCACTATCAAGAAGTCGAAGTTGGAAGAGGTGA
- the LOC140016054 gene encoding uncharacterized protein produces MTIHLCKSLIFHSLKNPAHLIHKPYGHGAFSLSVLFFSSLKEKTSRILNPKIIALLRKHDFSSEAATTVAYKLAQLKIPQKYGYIQKWDSVLSFLKDSGFSRAHLETLVKKDPQVISLNLDKSIKPKIKILQDLGFLTPDIADIISVDPWILGRSANNAIAPSVMVLRNLLGSTSEVAKVLRNAGFGVYLKCDLEKTMVPNIQILESCGISKPRIIRNIYIFPRFLTQRPQRMKKFVEKLEKLGCDPKSKMLLHALRSVASMSPVAWELKWDAFRDLGFSEDKVLSMFQRRPQAFSVSCRKIKETVNFFLDSGAYNLEDIFDQPEVLTCSIEKRLKPRLNALQILETRNLLKQWPSLSTLYKTSNSYFLKKFIFPYVDEVDEFNLLLKGAWAKDISQSDYSR; encoded by the coding sequence ATGACAATTCATTTATGTAAAAGCTTAATCTTTCATTCTCTCAAAAACCCTGCACATCTCATCCATAAACCCTATGGCCATGGGGCTTTCTCTTTATCTGTCCTCTTCTTTTCATCCTTAAAAGAAAAAACCTCAAGAATTCTTAACCCAAAAATCATTGCCCTGCTgagaaaacatgatttttcatctgAAGCTGCTACTACTGTGGCCTATAAATTAGCTCAGCTGAAAATCCCACAAAAATATGGTTATATACAAAAGTGGGATTCGGTATTATCATTCTTAAAAGATAGTGGCTTTTCAAGAGCCCACTTGGAAACACTCGTGAAAAAAGACCCTCAAGTGATATCTCTTAATCTTGATAAGTCTATCAAGCCCAAGATCAAGATTCTCCAGGATTTAGGCTTTTTAACCCCTGATATTGCTGATATTATCTCAGTGGACCCTTGGATTTTAGGGCGTAGTGCTAATAATGCAATTGCTCCTTCGGTTATGGTTTTGAGGAATCTTCTGGGCTCTACTTCAGAAGTTGCTAAGGTGTTAAGGAATGCTGGTTTCGGGGTAtatttgaaatgtgatttgGAGAAGACCATGGTTCCAAATATTCAAATTTTGGAGAGTTGCGGGATTAGCAAACCTAGAATTATCagaaatatatatatctttCCTAGGTTTTTAACACAGAGGCCACAAAGAATGAAgaaatttgttgaaaaactcGAGAAGTTGGGATGTGATCCGAAATCCAAGATGCTTCTTCATGCCCTTCGGAGTGTGGCCTCAATGAGTCCTGTAGCCTGGGAACTTAAATGGGATGCTTTCCGAGATTTGGGATTTTCGGAAGACAAAGTTCTATCAATGTTCCAGCGAAGACCACAGGCATTTTCTGTTTCCTGCAGGAAAATTAAGGAGACAgttaatttttttcttgattCTGGGGCGTATAATTTGGAAGATATATTTGACCAGCCCGAAGTGCTTACTTGCAGTATTGAAAAGAGGCTCAAGCCACGGCTGAATGCTTTACAGATTTTGGAAACTAGGAATTTACTTAAGCAATGGCCTAGTCTGTCAACATTATATAAGACTTCCAACTCTTATTTCTTAAAGAAATTCATTTTCCCTTATGTAGATGAAGTTGATGAGTTTAACTTGCTATTAAAGGGTGCATGGGCTAAGGATATTTCCCAGTCTGATTATTCTAGATGA
- the LOC113713353 gene encoding F-box protein AUF1-like, producing MEINVKHPAYGFDQSDGFDSIPDPIVLHIFSKISDIKTLIRCRSVSKRFNSLVPQADSLLLRVDRVISTTDSDDDDGDSFFLAFLRSIVKSLHNFISPNKHTHFGSPTRTQNSPTQILRGFENIRSLQIELPSGDLRLEKGTTIKWKAHFGKTLKSCVILGFRGGSEADFSGGGLKMRVVWTISALIAASARHYMMLDVIREQTDLSNLVVKDKDNEGMVVMDKGGLKECRERGGEEEEMNNNNNNSNNNRRAGVWWKSNRTTVPAVRMRMRHEARMELSNGVKLEGATLVVVRPINASGCGGRGGGSEAEEQSGDVGLAMGAFGGDGVYGEAIERLLKCRSYILEMNSF from the coding sequence ATGGAGATTAATGTGAAGCATCCGGCTTATGGATTCGATCAGTCCGACGGGTTCGACTCCATACCCGACCCGATTGTCCTCCACATCTTCAGCAAAATCTCCGacatcaaaaccctaatccgtTGCCGCTCCGTTTCCAAAAGGTTCAATTCGCTGGTTCCTCAAGCCGACTCGCTCCTCCTCCGAGTTGACCGAGTCATCTCTACGACCGATTCCGACGACGACGATGGCGACTCCTTCTTCCTCGCCTTCCTACGATCCATCGTTAAATCCCTCCATAATTTCATTTCCCCAAACAAGCATACCCATTTTGGCAGCCCGACCAGGACTCAGAACTCTCCCACCCAGATCCTCCGCGGGTTCGAGAACATCCGGAGTCTCCAAATCGAGCTCCCCTCCGGCGACCTGAGGTTGGAAAAAGGCACCACGATTAAATGGAAAGCGCATTTCGGGAAGACCCTGAAGAGCTGCGTGATTCTGGGGTTTCGCGGCGGATCTGAGGCAGATTTTAGCGGCGGTGGGTTGAAAATGCGGGTGGTTTGGACGATCAGTGCGTTAATCGCAGCCTCGGCCAGGCATTATATGATGCTCGATGTGATTAGAGAGCAGACGGATTTGTCTAATTTGGTTGTCAAAGATAAGGACAACGAAGGAATGGTTGTTATGGATAAGGGCGGATTGAAAGAGTGCAGAGAGCGGGGAGGAGAGGAAGAAGAGATGaacaataacaacaacaacagtAACAACAATCGGAGGGCAGGGGTTTGGTGGAAAAGTAATCGGACAACTGTGCCTGCAGTTAGGATGAGGATGAGGCACGAGGCACGGATGGAGCTATCAAATGGGGTGAAATTGGAAGGGGCGACGTTGGTGGTTGTGAGGCCCATAAATGCTAGTGGATGTGGTGGTCGCGGAGGAGGGAGTGAGGCGGAGGAGCAGAGCGGGGATGTGGGATTGGCGATGGGGGCGTTCGGAGGCGATGGAGTTTATGGGGAGGCTATTGAGAGGTTGCTCAAATGCAGGAGTTATATTCTTGAAATGAACTCCTTTTGA